A genomic region of Xiphophorus couchianus chromosome 9, X_couchianus-1.0, whole genome shotgun sequence contains the following coding sequences:
- the commd2 gene encoding COMM domain-containing protein 2: protein MLLVLSEDHKEHLSFLTKADGSVVEEFGRIALDFLRKGTNPKIYEGAARKLCVPVGMVQHGVEGLMFLMTESSKHMISEVDFMDSVLALGFGEELNQSLLQLYVQHKHQIRSILSQLLCNQPAYHNLEWRLDVQLASRSVRHQIVPMVTIRLLLTRSSDVGSTHSCMDLQTDPRSLLHMISTLEAALAAVKTSHARRILRNIK, encoded by the exons ATGCTGTTGGTTTTATCTGAGGATCATAAGGAACATCTGAGCTTCCTGACCAAGGCTGATGGTTCCG TGGTTGAAGAGTTTGGTCGCATTGCACTCGACTTCTTGAGGAAAGGAACCAACCCAAAGATCTATGAGGGGGCAGCCA GGAAGCTGTGTGTTCCTGTTGGGATGGTGCAGCATGGAGTGGAAGGCCTGATGTTCCTGATGACAGAGAGCTCTAAGCACATG ATCTCTGAAGTGGACTTCATGGACTCAGTGCTGGCTCTGGGATTTGGTGAAGAGCTTAACCAGAGCCTGCTGCAG TTGTATGTGCAACACAAACATCAGATCCGCAGCATCCTGAGCCAGCTGCTCTGCAACCAGCCAGCCTACCACAACCTGGAATGGAGACTGGATGTCCAG TTGGCGAGTCGTTCAGTTCGTCATCAGATTGTTCCCATGGTGACCATTCGCCTTCTCCTGACTAGGAGTTCTGATGTTGGCAGCACCCATAGCTGCATGGATCTCCAGACGGACCCCAGAAGCCTCCTGCATATGATCTCCACTCTGGAGGCCGCTTTAGCTGCAGTGAAGACCAGTCATGCTCGGCGGATTTTACGAAATATTAAATGA
- the ndufa11 gene encoding LOW QUALITY PROTEIN: NADH dehydrogenase [ubiquinone] 1 alpha subcomplex subunit 11 (The sequence of the model RefSeq protein was modified relative to this genomic sequence to represent the inferred CDS: deleted 1 base in 1 codon) → MDRFLFTPVGGSTISTTGRRHTRKSFGVDLAPPRIVMGYWDVPEGTDCVEKTWIATKLGTALGLIGSAYHIVAFQPDTALEAVQRAASATVTMATMGAIFGMTTCLTAQAREAPDDPLNYFVGGCASGIFLGARTHNAMTGTTGCLALGTLAFFTKAGKMEGWRLTGPPKL, encoded by the exons ATGGACCGATTTCTATTCACACCTGTAGGGGGCAGTACA ATTTCTACCACTGGCCGAAGACATACGAGAAAGAGTTTCGGTGTTGACCTTGCACCGCCACGGATCGTGATGGGTTACTGGGATGTTCCAGAGGGGACAGACTGCGTGGAGAAGACATGGATCGCCACCAAACTGGGCACAGCTCTGG GTCTGATTGGCTCAGCTTATCACATAGTGGCATTCCAACCTGATACTGCATTGGAAGCAGTGCAGAGGGCTGCCAGTGCAACGGTCACAATGG CCACTATGGGAGCCATCTTCGGAATGACAACATGTCTCACCGCTCAGGCCCGAGAGGCTCCAGATGACCCACTGAATTATTTTGTCGGCGGCTGCGCCTCGGGCATCTTCCTGGGAGCCAGGA CCCACAATGCTATGACTGGTACGACAGGCTGCCTGGCTCTGGGAACGCTGGCCTTTTTTACTAAAGCTGGCAAAATGGAAGGATGGAGGCTCACCGGACCGCCCAAACTGTAG
- the mrpl55 gene encoding large ribosomal subunit protein mL55 isoform X2, translated as MAQLLLKKLHCLHSSVTRHGAQLSSNRTSVVRCGRQKYERQYLVLLVRPDGSTVSIRYQEPRRLLLMPVNLLTLPEEERRARQKRREVKKTKTQTVDLYEDDFKVDSYSHLWKKK; from the exons ATGGCCCAGCTGCTCCTAAAGAAGCTTCACTGTCTTCACAGCTCGGTGACCCG TCACGGAGCTCAGCTGAGCTCCAACCGGACGTCGGTGGTCCGATGCGGACGGCAGAAGTATGAGCGGCAGTACTTAGTCCTCCTGGTCCGCCCGGACGGCTCCACTGTTAGCATCAGATACCAGGAGCCCAGACGGCTTCTCCTG ATGCCTGTAAACCTGTTGACTCTGCCTGAAGAGGAGCGCCGCGCTCGCCAGAAGAGGAGGGAAGTGAAGAAGACCAAAACACAGACAGTAGATCTGTATGAAGATGACTTTAAGGTGGACAGCTACAGCcacttgtggaaaaagaaatga
- the mrpl55 gene encoding large ribosomal subunit protein mL55 isoform X1 yields MAQLLLKKLHCLHSSVTRCIFPCISLAGSRPVFPAIPTYFLHSHGAQLSSNRTSVVRCGRQKYERQYLVLLVRPDGSTVSIRYQEPRRLLLMPVNLLTLPEEERRARQKRREVKKTKTQTVDLYEDDFKVDSYSHLWKKK; encoded by the exons ATGGCCCAGCTGCTCCTAAAGAAGCTTCACTGTCTTCACAGCTCGGTGACCCG CTGCATATTCCCTTGCATATCACTCGCAGGTTCCCGGCCGGTGTTCCCAGCTATCCCGACTTATTTCCTCCACAGTCACGGAGCTCAGCTGAGCTCCAACCGGACGTCGGTGGTCCGATGCGGACGGCAGAAGTATGAGCGGCAGTACTTAGTCCTCCTGGTCCGCCCGGACGGCTCCACTGTTAGCATCAGATACCAGGAGCCCAGACGGCTTCTCCTG ATGCCTGTAAACCTGTTGACTCTGCCTGAAGAGGAGCGCCGCGCTCGCCAGAAGAGGAGGGAAGTGAAGAAGACCAAAACACAGACAGTAGATCTGTATGAAGATGACTTTAAGGTGGACAGCTACAGCcacttgtggaaaaagaaatga
- the ctns gene encoding cystinosin isoform X1 gives MFQVAVSVAAMAVLHLVKKWLLVELLINISESAVCLNAPDAVIIERSSSAVVTISSSSAVNQSTVIHLNVTFSSQENYSLIITLPDQVLLPEKATSANFTVIAHDVGQVTAHLFSNNTHLDSLSSRIRFIVIHSSVLSVVAQVIGWIYFVTWSVSFYPQAWENWRRKSVVGLNFDFLALNLTGFIAYSVFNIGLFWVPYIKEEFLQKNPNGINPVNANDVFFSLHALLFCVIYVSQAALYEVHHYRVGCSVQPTRGAQRVSWTARILLLIGWTFALISLFVAVAHKITWLEYLYYFSYIKLAVTLIKYVPQAYMNYRRQSTEGWSIGNVLLDFTGGVFSILQMIIQSYNNDEWKLVFGDPTKFGLGLFSVAFDIIFMTQHYCLYRQPAQYQTIPGQQDD, from the exons ATG TTTCAGGTTGCTGTCTCCGTGGCAGCAATGGCCGTTCTACATCTGGTGAAGAAGTGGTTACTTGTTGAGTTGCTGATCAACATCTCTG AGTCCGCTGTGTGTCTGAACGCACCAGATGCTGTTATAATTGAGCGAAGCTCTTCAGCTGTTGTCACCATTTCTTCCAG TTCTGCTGTCAATCAGTCTACAGTGATTCACCTGAATGTAACCTTCAGCTCCCAGGAGAACTACTCATTAATAATCACTCTGCCTGACCAG GTGTTGCTTCCAGAGAAAGCTACCTCAGCCAATTTCACTGTGATAGCACATGATGTTGGTCAGGTGACTGCACACCTGTTCAGCAACAACACACACCTGGACAG TTTGTCGTCCAGGATCCGTTTCATAGTGATCCACAGCAGTGTGCTGTCAGTGGTGGCTCAGGTGATTGGATGGATTTACTTTGTGACTTGGTCAGTGTCTTTCTATCCACAAGCCTGGGAAAACTGGAGGAGAAAAAG TGTTGTAGGTCTCAACTTCGACTTCCTGGCTCTCAATCTAACGGGCTTCATTGCTTACAGTGTCTTCAACATCGGCCTCTTCTGGGTACCCTACATAAAG GAGGAGTTCCTTCAGAAGAATCCCAATGGGATAAATCCTGTTAATGCTAATGACGTCTTCTTCAGTCTACATGCTCTGCTGTTCTGTGTGATCTACGTCAGCCAGGCTGCTCTCTATGAGGTACACCACTACAGAGTGGGATGTTCTGTCCAGCCGACG AGGGGGGCTCAGAGGGTGTCATGGACTGCCAGGATTCTGTTGCTGATTGGTTGGACCTTTGCTTTGATCAGCCTATTTGTTGCTGTGGCCCACAAAATTACCTGGTTGGAGTACCTCTACTACTTCTCCTATATTAAACTAGCAGTCACTCTGATCAAATATGTGCCACAG GCCTATATGAACTACAGGAGACAAAGCACTGAGGGCTGGAGCATCGGCAACGTCCTGCTGGACTTCACTGGTGGAGTCTTCAGTATCCTACAGATGATCATTCAGTCTTACAATAATG ATGAGTGGAAGCTGGTGTTTGGTGATCCCACCAAGTTCGGTCTGGGTCTGTTCTCTGTGGCGTTTGACATCATCTTCATGACTCAGCACTATTGTCTCTACAGACAGCCAGCACAGTATCAAACCATTCCAGGGCAGCAGGACGACTGA
- the ctns gene encoding cystinosin isoform X3, whose product MFQVAVSVAAMAVLHLVKKWLLVELLINISESAVCLNAPDAVIIERSSSAVVTISSSSAVNQSTVIHLNVTFSSQENYSLIITLPDQVLLPEKATSANFTVIAHDVGQVTAHLFSNNTHLDSLSSRIRFIVIHSSVLSVVAQVIGWIYFVTWSVSFYPQAWENWRRKSVVGLNFDFLALNLTGFIAYSVFNIGLFWVPYIKEEFLQKNPNGINPVNANDVFFSLHALLFCVIYVSQAALYERGAQRVSWTARILLLIGWTFALISLFVAVAHKITWLEYLYYFSYIKLAVTLIKYVPQAYMNYRRQSTEGWSIGNVLLDFTGGVFSILQMIIQSYNNDEWKLVFGDPTKFGLGLFSVAFDIIFMTQHYCLYRQPAQYQTIPGQQDD is encoded by the exons ATG TTTCAGGTTGCTGTCTCCGTGGCAGCAATGGCCGTTCTACATCTGGTGAAGAAGTGGTTACTTGTTGAGTTGCTGATCAACATCTCTG AGTCCGCTGTGTGTCTGAACGCACCAGATGCTGTTATAATTGAGCGAAGCTCTTCAGCTGTTGTCACCATTTCTTCCAG TTCTGCTGTCAATCAGTCTACAGTGATTCACCTGAATGTAACCTTCAGCTCCCAGGAGAACTACTCATTAATAATCACTCTGCCTGACCAG GTGTTGCTTCCAGAGAAAGCTACCTCAGCCAATTTCACTGTGATAGCACATGATGTTGGTCAGGTGACTGCACACCTGTTCAGCAACAACACACACCTGGACAG TTTGTCGTCCAGGATCCGTTTCATAGTGATCCACAGCAGTGTGCTGTCAGTGGTGGCTCAGGTGATTGGATGGATTTACTTTGTGACTTGGTCAGTGTCTTTCTATCCACAAGCCTGGGAAAACTGGAGGAGAAAAAG TGTTGTAGGTCTCAACTTCGACTTCCTGGCTCTCAATCTAACGGGCTTCATTGCTTACAGTGTCTTCAACATCGGCCTCTTCTGGGTACCCTACATAAAG GAGGAGTTCCTTCAGAAGAATCCCAATGGGATAAATCCTGTTAATGCTAATGACGTCTTCTTCAGTCTACATGCTCTGCTGTTCTGTGTGATCTACGTCAGCCAGGCTGCTCTCTATGAG AGGGGGGCTCAGAGGGTGTCATGGACTGCCAGGATTCTGTTGCTGATTGGTTGGACCTTTGCTTTGATCAGCCTATTTGTTGCTGTGGCCCACAAAATTACCTGGTTGGAGTACCTCTACTACTTCTCCTATATTAAACTAGCAGTCACTCTGATCAAATATGTGCCACAG GCCTATATGAACTACAGGAGACAAAGCACTGAGGGCTGGAGCATCGGCAACGTCCTGCTGGACTTCACTGGTGGAGTCTTCAGTATCCTACAGATGATCATTCAGTCTTACAATAATG ATGAGTGGAAGCTGGTGTTTGGTGATCCCACCAAGTTCGGTCTGGGTCTGTTCTCTGTGGCGTTTGACATCATCTTCATGACTCAGCACTATTGTCTCTACAGACAGCCAGCACAGTATCAAACCATTCCAGGGCAGCAGGACGACTGA
- the ctns gene encoding cystinosin isoform X2: MAVLHLVKKWLLVELLINISESAVCLNAPDAVIIERSSSAVVTISSSSAVNQSTVIHLNVTFSSQENYSLIITLPDQVLLPEKATSANFTVIAHDVGQVTAHLFSNNTHLDSLSSRIRFIVIHSSVLSVVAQVIGWIYFVTWSVSFYPQAWENWRRKSVVGLNFDFLALNLTGFIAYSVFNIGLFWVPYIKEEFLQKNPNGINPVNANDVFFSLHALLFCVIYVSQAALYEVHHYRVGCSVQPTRGAQRVSWTARILLLIGWTFALISLFVAVAHKITWLEYLYYFSYIKLAVTLIKYVPQAYMNYRRQSTEGWSIGNVLLDFTGGVFSILQMIIQSYNNDEWKLVFGDPTKFGLGLFSVAFDIIFMTQHYCLYRQPAQYQTIPGQQDD; encoded by the exons ATGGCCGTTCTACATCTGGTGAAGAAGTGGTTACTTGTTGAGTTGCTGATCAACATCTCTG AGTCCGCTGTGTGTCTGAACGCACCAGATGCTGTTATAATTGAGCGAAGCTCTTCAGCTGTTGTCACCATTTCTTCCAG TTCTGCTGTCAATCAGTCTACAGTGATTCACCTGAATGTAACCTTCAGCTCCCAGGAGAACTACTCATTAATAATCACTCTGCCTGACCAG GTGTTGCTTCCAGAGAAAGCTACCTCAGCCAATTTCACTGTGATAGCACATGATGTTGGTCAGGTGACTGCACACCTGTTCAGCAACAACACACACCTGGACAG TTTGTCGTCCAGGATCCGTTTCATAGTGATCCACAGCAGTGTGCTGTCAGTGGTGGCTCAGGTGATTGGATGGATTTACTTTGTGACTTGGTCAGTGTCTTTCTATCCACAAGCCTGGGAAAACTGGAGGAGAAAAAG TGTTGTAGGTCTCAACTTCGACTTCCTGGCTCTCAATCTAACGGGCTTCATTGCTTACAGTGTCTTCAACATCGGCCTCTTCTGGGTACCCTACATAAAG GAGGAGTTCCTTCAGAAGAATCCCAATGGGATAAATCCTGTTAATGCTAATGACGTCTTCTTCAGTCTACATGCTCTGCTGTTCTGTGTGATCTACGTCAGCCAGGCTGCTCTCTATGAGGTACACCACTACAGAGTGGGATGTTCTGTCCAGCCGACG AGGGGGGCTCAGAGGGTGTCATGGACTGCCAGGATTCTGTTGCTGATTGGTTGGACCTTTGCTTTGATCAGCCTATTTGTTGCTGTGGCCCACAAAATTACCTGGTTGGAGTACCTCTACTACTTCTCCTATATTAAACTAGCAGTCACTCTGATCAAATATGTGCCACAG GCCTATATGAACTACAGGAGACAAAGCACTGAGGGCTGGAGCATCGGCAACGTCCTGCTGGACTTCACTGGTGGAGTCTTCAGTATCCTACAGATGATCATTCAGTCTTACAATAATG ATGAGTGGAAGCTGGTGTTTGGTGATCCCACCAAGTTCGGTCTGGGTCTGTTCTCTGTGGCGTTTGACATCATCTTCATGACTCAGCACTATTGTCTCTACAGACAGCCAGCACAGTATCAAACCATTCCAGGGCAGCAGGACGACTGA